One window of Campylobacter sp. RM12651 genomic DNA carries:
- the pyrE gene encoding orotate phosphoribosyltransferase, with amino-acid sequence MNKEVASEVVKILKDCEAIFINTKEFFTYSSGIKSPIYCDNRVLISYPKERKIIANHLANLIKEKAGDVDYIAATATGAIAHGAWVADILNKPLVYILSKNKTHGRAKMIEGSFKHGSTCVVLEDLISSGGSSIAAVGAARSHGLDVKGVFSIFSYELNQAKKNYESIDCPAYSLSGFSAFSGFLSDEEVKVLNEWRDAQE; translated from the coding sequence ATGAATAAAGAAGTTGCAAGTGAAGTTGTAAAAATATTAAAAGATTGTGAAGCAATATTTATTAATACTAAAGAATTTTTCACATATTCAAGTGGTATTAAAAGCCCTATATATTGTGATAATCGTGTGTTAATTAGCTATCCAAAAGAGCGTAAAATCATAGCAAATCATTTAGCGAATTTGATTAAAGAAAAAGCAGGAGATGTTGATTACATAGCAGCAACTGCTACTGGAGCTATTGCTCACGGAGCTTGGGTGGCTGATATATTAAACAAACCATTAGTATATATATTATCAAAAAACAAAACCCACGGAAGAGCAAAGATGATTGAAGGAAGCTTTAAGCACGGAAGCACTTGCGTTGTGCTAGAAGATTTAATCTCAAGTGGCGGTTCAAGTATTGCTGCTGTTGGTGCTGCTAGGTCTCACGGATTAGATGTAAAAGGTGTGTTTTCAATATTTAGCTATGAATTAAATCAAGCTAAGAAAAATTATGAGAGTATTGATTGCCCTGCTTATTCGCTTAGTGGATTTTCTGCATTTAGTGGATTTTTAAGCGATGAAGAAGTAAAAGTTCTAAACGAATGGCGTGACGCTCAAGAATAA
- a CDS encoding Nramp family divalent metal transporter produces MQNKYTWKDKIKAIGPGAVVTGSFVGPGTITTCTKAGAGFGFALLWAVLFSIIATIILQEMSARLGIITQKGLGEAILNTFKSKIGKILSGILVGGSVVLGCAAYNAGDLTGAALGLSTITGINITSLTPYMGLFVFVLLWMGSFNIIKKIFMLLVIIMALIFILTMFVVKPDFSLVFQGLLLPTFPDGSLFTIIAIIGTTIVPYNFFIHSATAKRTWKDASELELSKWDIYFSITTGGIITAAVVITAGVAMIGMEVKNASDMAIQLRPLLGNYAEIVLGVGIFAAGLACSISSPMGAAYVMSAFLGWDYKHNDIRFKLTCSAILLIGVIVSSTGFNPITLIFTAQILNGIILPVIVVYLVYITSSSKVLKNHKNSNIKIFLGIIIALISVILGGSSLISAIGNVI; encoded by the coding sequence ATGCAAAATAAATATACTTGGAAGGATAAAATTAAAGCAATAGGGCCAGGAGCTGTAGTTACTGGCTCTTTTGTTGGCCCTGGAACAATTACAACTTGCACTAAGGCTGGAGCTGGATTTGGCTTTGCTTTACTTTGGGCTGTTTTATTTTCAATAATAGCTACTATTATATTGCAAGAAATGTCAGCAAGGCTTGGAATAATTACTCAAAAGGGATTAGGCGAAGCCATATTAAACACTTTTAAAAGTAAGATTGGAAAAATATTAAGTGGAATTTTAGTGGGCGGTTCTGTGGTTTTAGGTTGTGCTGCTTATAATGCAGGGGATTTAACTGGTGCTGCACTAGGTCTATCAACGATAACTGGGATAAATATAACTTCTCTTACTCCTTATATGGGGTTGTTTGTATTTGTATTATTATGGATGGGTAGTTTTAATATTATCAAAAAAATCTTTATGCTATTGGTTATTATAATGGCTTTGATTTTTATCTTAACAATGTTTGTTGTTAAGCCAGATTTTTCTTTAGTTTTTCAAGGATTATTATTACCTACTTTTCCTGATGGCAGTTTATTTACTATCATTGCAATTATAGGGACAACTATTGTGCCTTATAATTTTTTTATACATTCAGCAACCGCTAAACGAACTTGGAAAGATGCTAGTGAATTAGAACTATCAAAATGGGATATATATTTTTCTATAACCACAGGTGGAATTATTACAGCAGCTGTTGTAATTACAGCTGGTGTTGCAATGATAGGAATGGAAGTAAAAAATGCTTCTGATATGGCTATACAACTTAGACCATTATTAGGTAATTATGCTGAAATAGTTTTGGGTGTTGGTATATTTGCTGCTGGACTTGCTTGTTCTATCAGTTCTCCTATGGGAGCTGCTTATGTTATGAGTGCTTTTTTAGGTTGGGATTATAAGCATAACGATATTCGTTTTAAATTAACCTGTTCTGCAATATTATTAATTGGAGTAATTGTTTCTTCAACCGGATTTAATCCTATAACTTTAATATTTACAGCTCAAATTCTAAATGGCATAATACTACCTGTAATTGTTGTTTATTTGGTGTATATTACATCAAGCAGTAAGGTTTTAAAAAATCATAAAAATAGCAATATTAAAATATTTTTAGGTATTATCATCGCTTTAATTTCTGTGATTTTAGGCGGAAGTAGTTTAATTAGTGCGATAGGAAATGTAATTTAA
- the glsA gene encoding glutaminase A has protein sequence MQELLDRLVKDNIKYTKLGRLANYIPELSKAKLDALGVCVIDKDYNVFCSGDSELRFSIQSVSKIVTLMLALLDNDYEYVFSKVGVEPTGDAFNSIMKLETSNNKKPFNPMINAGAIAVASMIKGKNAEERFNRVLEFFRLITDDNEASLSTKIYESENKTGNKNRALAYFMKNDGIISDDVEVALEVYFKQCSILANTKSLAKLGLFLANDGLKDGKQIVSKKIARTIKSLMLTCGTYDLSGEIAVRVGLPCKSGVGGGMVSLVPREFGIGVYGPALDSKGNSIGGVRILEGLSKALDLSIF, from the coding sequence ATGCAAGAGTTGTTAGATAGATTAGTAAAAGATAATATTAAATATACAAAATTAGGAAGATTGGCAAATTATATCCCAGAGCTTAGCAAGGCTAAATTAGACGCTTTGGGAGTTTGCGTGATTGATAAGGATTATAATGTTTTTTGCTCGGGTGATAGTGAGCTAAGGTTTAGTATTCAAAGTGTTTCTAAAATAGTTACTTTAATGTTAGCTTTATTAGATAATGACTATGAGTATGTATTCTCAAAAGTAGGTGTTGAGCCTACAGGAGATGCCTTTAATTCAATTATGAAACTTGAAACATCAAACAATAAAAAGCCATTTAATCCAATGATAAACGCAGGTGCTATTGCTGTTGCTTCTATGATTAAAGGCAAAAATGCTGAAGAGAGATTTAATAGAGTGCTTGAGTTTTTTCGTTTGATTACTGATGATAATGAAGCGTCATTAAGTACCAAAATATACGAAAGCGAAAATAAAACAGGCAATAAAAATAGAGCCTTAGCGTATTTTATGAAAAATGATGGGATTATTAGTGATGATGTTGAGGTGGCTTTAGAAGTTTATTTTAAACAATGCTCAATACTAGCTAACACAAAAAGCCTAGCTAAATTAGGATTATTTTTAGCTAATGATGGGCTTAAAGATGGTAAGCAAATAGTTAGTAAAAAAATAGCTAGAACGATTAAGAGTTTAATGCTAACTTGTGGAACTTATGATTTATCAGGAGAAATAGCTGTAAGGGTAGGACTTCCATGTAAAAGTGGTGTGGGCGGTGGTATGGTATCGCTTGTCCCTAGAGAATTTGGTATAGGGGTTTATGGGCCAGCACTTGATAGCAAGGGTAATTCAATAGGTGGTGTTAGGATATTAGAGGGTTTATCTAAAGCTTTAGATTTATCAATTTTTTAA
- the pyrF gene encoding orotidine-5'-phosphate decarboxylase → MKTIIALDFDTLEQSREFVSKLSAKNLENYAKEHNLKLIMPYLKVGMWQYYTAGNDFLKELKDLGFNIFLDLKLIDIPNTIYNATKTLLKNDIDILSLHSFAGEQALKAAVNAKNELGSKCELFGISVLTSFEEEEFKNDLGFNGSINDCVKQRCLISKKAGLDGIVSSAYEAKFAKDLGLKALTPGIRFLGNDANDQARVATPKFAIENNIDYIVAGRMITKSSNPIRAYFQCIKGEENE, encoded by the coding sequence TTGAAAACCATAATCGCATTAGATTTTGACACCTTAGAGCAAAGCCGTGAATTTGTATCAAAACTATCAGCAAAAAATCTTGAAAACTATGCAAAAGAGCATAATTTAAAATTAATTATGCCTTATTTAAAAGTCGGTATGTGGCAATACTACACAGCTGGAAATGACTTTTTAAAAGAGCTAAAAGACTTAGGTTTTAATATATTTTTAGATTTAAAATTAATTGATATTCCAAATACTATTTATAATGCTACTAAGACACTTTTAAAAAATGATATTGATATTTTAAGCCTTCATTCTTTTGCAGGCGAGCAAGCTTTAAAGGCTGCTGTTAATGCTAAAAATGAATTAGGTAGCAAGTGTGAATTATTTGGAATTTCTGTATTAACTTCGTTTGAAGAAGAAGAATTTAAAAATGATTTAGGCTTTAATGGAAGCATTAATGATTGCGTAAAACAACGCTGTTTAATCAGCAAAAAAGCAGGTCTTGATGGCATAGTAAGTAGTGCTTATGAAGCAAAATTTGCTAAAGATTTAGGACTTAAGGCTCTTACGCCTGGCATTAGATTTTTAGGCAATGATGCAAATGACCAAGCAAGGGTTGCTACGCCAAAATTTGCTATAGAAAACAATATTGATTATATTGTAGCTGGTAGAATGATTACAAAGAGTTCTAATCCTATTAGAGCTTATTTTCAATGTATAAAAGGAGAAGAAAATGAATAA
- a CDS encoding methyl-accepting chemotaxis protein, translated as MKLTNKIPLLISVPLVICFIVLGITNYENSKEDAIGYSGIGKKHTLEATMLYADTFFVDRTNFINSFSKTLGKADLYKEEELIKQQIKNVFLTSGFNALYYSRNDNGMAYYISQENDDEVIVLPDEGDRAKQWYKEAVEKGQAIIADEVYYDNKIKSVVATISAPIIKDGKLLGVLGGDLSLKNMRNNILSIKYSPTNAVFAYDKLLRFTIHQNEALELKPHDVLKEIDAKFKNAMSNASNNSNKITQLEYVFNNATKLAVCKKYDKLNWTFCSTNEYSDYSKELNDIIISNLTMFVISLIVILAILLVLIRRSLNPINVIEKGLREVFALINHERKTASKIDLNSKDEFGDMAKAINENIERTINSLTQDTNAVEQSVQTAAAIESGDLKARITLNPANPQLIELKNVLNKMLDTLEEKVGANTNSIEKIFDEYSQNDFRNEIKNAKGRVELATNMLGKQIRDMLKTNLETARNLQDKSKILKTSVSDINEGARKQASSLQESAAAVEEMSASMHAVNQKSNEVIKNGEDIKNVITMIRDIAEQINLLALNAAIEAARAGEHGRGFAVVADEVRKLAESTQKSLTEIEASVNVLTQGINDMSESIKEQTQAISQINEAISSIDELTRANVVVADNTNKISDEVDLMASIAVEAVMKNKF; from the coding sequence ATGAAATTAACAAACAAAATTCCATTATTAATTAGTGTGCCTTTAGTTATTTGCTTTATTGTATTAGGCATTACAAATTACGAAAATTCTAAAGAAGATGCTATTGGCTACTCAGGAATTGGAAAAAAGCACACACTAGAAGCTACTATGCTTTATGCAGATACATTTTTTGTAGATAGAACAAATTTTATTAATAGTTTTTCTAAAACTCTTGGTAAAGCAGACTTATACAAAGAAGAAGAATTAATCAAACAACAAATTAAAAATGTGTTTTTAACTTCTGGATTTAACGCTTTATATTATTCTAGAAATGACAATGGAATGGCTTATTATATTAGTCAAGAAAATGATGATGAAGTTATAGTTTTACCTGATGAAGGTGATAGGGCTAAACAATGGTATAAAGAAGCAGTTGAAAAAGGACAAGCAATTATTGCTGATGAAGTTTATTACGATAATAAAATCAAGTCAGTAGTAGCAACTATATCAGCTCCAATCATCAAAGATGGTAAATTATTAGGAGTTTTAGGCGGGGATTTATCTTTAAAAAATATGAGAAATAATATTCTTTCTATTAAATATTCTCCTACAAATGCGGTATTTGCATATGATAAATTATTAAGATTTACAATTCATCAAAACGAAGCTTTAGAGCTAAAACCACACGATGTTTTAAAAGAAATTGATGCTAAATTCAAAAATGCAATGTCAAATGCGTCAAATAATTCAAATAAAATCACTCAACTTGAATATGTATTTAACAATGCAACAAAATTAGCTGTATGTAAAAAATATGATAAATTAAATTGGACTTTTTGTAGCACAAATGAATATAGCGACTATTCTAAAGAGCTAAATGATATTATTATTTCAAATTTAACTATGTTTGTTATATCTTTAATTGTAATTTTAGCTATTTTATTGGTATTAATAAGACGCTCATTAAACCCAATTAATGTTATAGAAAAAGGTCTAAGAGAAGTATTCGCACTAATAAATCACGAAAGAAAAACAGCAAGTAAGATTGATTTAAATTCTAAAGATGAATTCGGAGATATGGCTAAAGCTATTAATGAAAACATTGAAAGAACAATCAACTCACTTACTCAAGATACAAACGCAGTAGAACAAAGCGTTCAAACAGCAGCAGCAATTGAAAGCGGAGATTTAAAAGCAAGAATTACTTTAAATCCTGCAAACCCACAATTAATTGAATTAAAAAATGTCTTAAATAAAATGCTTGATACTTTAGAAGAAAAAGTTGGAGCTAATACAAACTCAATTGAAAAGATATTTGATGAATATAGCCAAAACGACTTTAGAAATGAAATAAAAAATGCTAAAGGTAGAGTAGAACTTGCAACTAATATGTTAGGTAAGCAAATAAGAGATATGTTAAAAACAAATCTTGAAACTGCAAGAAACCTACAAGATAAATCTAAAATACTAAAAACAAGTGTTAGTGATATAAACGAAGGTGCAAGAAAGCAAGCAAGTAGCTTACAAGAAAGTGCAGCAGCAGTAGAAGAGATGAGTGCATCTATGCATGCAGTAAATCAAAAATCAAACGAAGTTATTAAAAACGGAGAAGATATTAAAAATGTTATTACTATGATTAGAGACATTGCAGAACAAATTAATCTACTTGCACTTAATGCTGCAATTGAAGCAGCACGTGCAGGTGAGCATGGGCGTGGGTTTGCTGTAGTTGCTGATGAAGTAAGAAAACTAGCTGAAAGCACTCAAAAATCACTAACAGAAATAGAAGCAAGTGTTAATGTATTAACTCAAGGTATAAATGATATGAGTGAAAGCATTAAAGAACAAACTCAAGCAATATCTCAAATAAATGAAGCAATAAGTAGTATAGATGAGCTAACACGTGCTAATGTAGTAGTAGCTGATAATACTAATAAAATATCAGATGAAGTAGATTTAATGGCTAGCATTGCTGTTGAAGCTGTTATGAAGAATAAATTCTAA
- a CDS encoding agmatinase family protein, producing the protein MNDKPICYVPSRRIGEVFSGVPSFLGLPKIHNDEELNNYDIVVMGVPWEGVCTYGNYSGCELSTKNIRAASVRYGGYLPEFDLDVFDYFTGGDFGDCAIENGNYDFSFNSIKDKYSKIMKAKKISVVFGGDHSISFPLISEFAKAHNGNIGIIHFDAHMDNMDKFGEEKLARCSPFHRLYEDPYIDPTKMVHFGIRGPRNNPNGLKEAKKFGAHVITGMQVKEMGWKAAISEAIKIASNGTEAIYVTICSDVLDIAFNPAGPPDPCGLSTYELAMMLHECGKAGASAFDFVELYPGKDPQNTSGHVAVWMSIYFLTGLTKYRFNIK; encoded by the coding sequence ATGAACGATAAACCAATTTGTTATGTTCCTAGTAGAAGAATTGGCGAAGTTTTTAGTGGTGTTCCATCATTTCTAGGGTTACCTAAGATTCATAATGATGAAGAACTAAACAATTATGATATTGTAGTAATGGGTGTGCCTTGGGAAGGGGTTTGCACTTATGGTAATTATTCAGGTTGTGAGTTATCTACAAAAAATATTAGAGCTGCTTCTGTTAGATATGGTGGATATTTACCAGAATTTGATTTAGATGTATTTGATTATTTTACTGGTGGAGATTTTGGTGATTGTGCTATAGAAAATGGTAATTATGATTTTTCTTTTAATAGCATAAAAGATAAGTATTCTAAAATAATGAAAGCCAAAAAAATCTCTGTAGTATTTGGAGGTGATCACTCAATATCATTTCCGTTAATTAGTGAGTTTGCTAAGGCACATAATGGAAATATAGGCATTATTCATTTTGACGCACATATGGATAATATGGATAAATTTGGCGAAGAAAAATTAGCTAGATGTTCTCCTTTTCATAGATTATACGAAGACCCTTATATAGACCCTACAAAAATGGTGCATTTTGGAATAAGAGGACCTAGAAACAATCCAAATGGTTTAAAAGAAGCAAAAAAATTTGGAGCTCATGTAATTACTGGAATGCAAGTAAAAGAAATGGGTTGGAAAGCTGCTATAAGCGAAGCAATTAAAATTGCAAGTAATGGCACAGAAGCTATTTATGTAACTATATGCTCTGATGTTTTAGATATAGCATTTAATCCGGCAGGCCCACCTGATCCTTGTGGTCTTAGCACATATGAACTTGCTATGATGTTGCACGAATGTGGAAAAGCAGGTGCTAGTGCGTTTGATTTTGTTGAATTATATCCAGGAAAAGACCCACAAAATACTTCAGGGCATGTAGCAGTGTGGATGAGTATATATTTTTTAACAGGTCTTACTAAGTATAGATTTAATATTAAATAA